A region from the Vanessa tameamea isolate UH-Manoa-2023 chromosome 3, ilVanTame1 primary haplotype, whole genome shotgun sequence genome encodes:
- the LOC113397124 gene encoding DNA-(apurinic or apyrimidinic site) endonuclease — MAPRTVKAKKNADVKVSEIDAPKKGRGKAKIVEPDLDSLEIVEEKVSVSEKKNKHAKNTASDYHEEETSATNKEDKAPPAKKGRKKNVEEPNSDSNTFNGDSSAEEDSATTIDTQSEEQSESNGHIEDVPVPSTKGRKKPSKKELGEVKPKVSARSKKNTKQETVDNNKEEIIEEKPKGRGRSRKAPPKPEPDQEDDDEEEAKIEPPTIKGKKKGQQKAIQEKSSDIKKVTETKDVENENEDSNEEEKDVEEEKIEDPKKKGRKNVGKKGQTKVESEDNDEEIKEVPSSKKKKGAKKEEKSKGDLKDDSEKDEGVTETKPKSKRGQKKVVEKSVDTEEVQDTGEPTTKRRRKADDKATEDTKKKPAKSATDYQSIDFSNHSKNSQGKEWNFKIASWNVDGIRAWMGKDGLEYLKYEKPDILCLQEVKCSQEKLPEEIKNVPGYHAYWLCSDKDGYAGVGIYTTKLAISVQYGLQNEELDSDGRIITAEYEQFYLICTYVPNAGRKLVTLSKRLKWNEEFRNHVKSLDKKKPVIICGDMNVAHNEIDLTNPKTNKKNAGFTNEERSGMTELLGDGFVDLYRHYYPDKTGAYTFWSYMFNSRAKNVGWRLDYFIVSQRLLPALCDTVIRDKVYGSDHCPISLFLHISSADKPKE, encoded by the exons ATGGCTCCACGTACAGTTAAAGCTAAG aaaaatgCTGATGTTAAGGTGTCAGAAATTGATGCACCAAAAAAGGGACGGGGGAAAGCTAAAATTGTAGAACCTGATCTAGACTCATTAGAAATTGTAGAGGAAAAAGTTTCAGTTTCAGAAAAAAAGAACAAACATGCTAAAAATACTGCTAGTGATTATCATGAGGAAGAAACAAGTGCTACTAACAAAGAAGACAAAGCCCCACCTGCAAAGAAAGGGAGAAAGAAGAATGTTGAGGAACCTAATTCAGATTCAAACACATTTAATGGTGATAGTTCTGCAGAAGAAGATTCAGCAACGACAATTGACACTCAGAGTGAAGAGCAAAGTGAATCAAATGGACATATTGAAGATGTTCCAGTACCTTCTACAAAAGGTCGTaaaaaaccttcaaaaaaagaattaGGTGAAGTAAAGCCAAAAGTAAGTGCAAGATCCAAGAAAAATACTAAACAAGAAACTGTCGACAATAACAAAGAggaaataattgaagaaaagCCTAAAGGGAGAGGTAGAAGTCGAAAAGCACCACCAAAACCAGAGCCTGATCAGGAAGACGATGATGAAGAGGAGGCAAAGATTGAACCACCTACAATCAAAGGTAAGAAGAAAGGTCAGCAAAAAGCAATACAGGAAAAATCTTCTGATATCAAAAAAGTTACAGAAACCAAAGATGTAGAGAATGAAAATGAAGATTCTAATGAGGAAGAAAAAGATGTTGAAGAAGAGAAAATCGAGGATCCAAAAAAGAAAGGACGTAAAAATGTAGGAAAAAAGGGGCAAACTAAAGTGGAATCAGAAGACAATGATGAAGAAATCAAAGAAGTACCATCTAGCAAAAAGAAGAAAGGTGCTAAAAAAGAGGAAAAATCAAaag gtGATTTAAAGGATGACTCTGAAAAGGACGAAGGTGTAACTGAAACAAAGCCAAAAAGCAAACGGGGTCAGAAGAAGGTAGTCGAGAAATCAGTAGACACGGAAGAAGTACAAGACACCGGTGAACCGACAACTAAGCGTCGGCGAAAGGCTGATGATAAGG CCACTGAAGATACTAAAAAGAAGCCAGCTAAATCAGCAACAGATTATCaatcaatagatttttctaATCATTCAAAGAACTCGCAGGGTAAAGAATGGAATTTTAAAATAGCGAGTTGGAATGTAGATGGGATCAGAGCATGGATGGGGAAGGATGGATTGGagtatttaaaatacgaaaagCCTGACATATTGTGCTTACAAGAAGTAAAATGTTCTCAAGAAAAACTGCCTGAGGAGATTAAAAATGTTCCTGGCTATCATGCATACTGGTTGTGCAGTGACAAGGATGGCTATGCTGGTGTAGGAATTTATACAACCAAATTGGCAATTAGTGTTCAATATGGATTACAAAATGAAGAATTAGATAGCGACGGTCGAATAATAACAGCGGAATATGAACAGTTCTATTTAATATGTACCTATGTCCCTAATGCTGGTCGCAAACTGGTCACTCTCTCTAAAAGATTAAAGTGGAATGAAGAATTTCGGAATCACGTAAAATCTTTGGACAAAAAGAAACCTGTTATTATATGCGGAGATATGAATGTGGCTCATAATGAAATAg ATTTAACGAAtcctaaaacaaacaaaaagaatGCAGGTTTCACCAACGAAGAACGTTCAGGTATGACTGAGCTGCTTGGGGATGGCTTTGTTGATTTATATCGACACTACTATCCAGATAAGACTGGTGCTTACACATTTTGGAGTTACATGTTCAACAGTAGAGCGAAAAATGTTGGATG gcgTTTGGACTACTTCATTGTATCACAGAGACTACTACCAGCACTTTGTGATACCGTGATAAGAGACAAGGTCTATGGCAGTGATCATTGTCCAATATCGCTTTTCCTCCATATCAGTAGTGCAGATAAGCCTAAAGAATAG